Below is a window of Caldisericia bacterium DNA.
TTCTAAACAAAGGCTTAAGAATAATATTCATTGATGAGATAAATGATAGAAGAGAGGAGTACTTTTTTGAAGGAGGAATAGTTTCTTATCTAAAGGAGATAGTTAAGGAAAAGGAGCCTCTTTTTGAACCAATATACTTTAAAGAGAATGGTGAGGAGTATTTCTTTGAGTTTGCCTTTGTATATACAAAATCCCAGAAAGGAGAGAACCTCTCCTTTGTCAACTCCATCAAAACCCTTGAGGGAGGAACCCACCTATCAGGTTTCAAGAGTGGATTAACCAAATTTTTGAATGAGGAGTCAAAGAAATTTGGTGTTCTTAAGGAAGGAGAGAGTTTTGTATGGGATGATGTGTCTGATGGACTCTTCTCCATTATAAACATAAGAATAAGGGAGCCTCAATTTGAAGGGCAGACAAAGACAAAGCTTGGCAATACATGGGTAAGGAAAGAAGTTGAAAAGGTGGTACGCCACAACCTTGTTCTCATCCTTGAAAAGAATCCATCCCTTCTTAAAGAAATCCTTAAGAGGGTGGAGATAGCAAAGAGGGCAAGAGAGGCGGCAAGGAAGGCGAGAGAGGTTGTAAGGAAAAAGGCACTCTTTGATGAAACCCTCCCGGGGAAGCTGGCAGATTGCTCTGAGAATGATCCAAAGAGAAGTGAACTCTTTATTGTGGAGGGAGATTCTGCTGGAGGTTCTGCAAAGCAGGGAAGAGATAGAGTTACTCAGGCAATTCTTCCCTTAAGGGGAAAGATACTGAATGCAATGAAATCCTCTGTGGCTAAATTGGTTGAGAATGATGAAATAAAGAGTATAATTGCCTCTCTTGGCACTGGGATACTGGAGGATTTTGATATTACAAAACTAAGATATGACAAGATAATAATTATGACTGATGCAGATGTGGATGGTTCTCACATAAAAACGCTTCTCCTTGCCTTCTTCTGGAAGTATGCAAGGGAACTTATTGAAGAGGGACACATTTATGTGGCACTTCCCCCCCTCTACAGGTTAAAGGTTGGTAGGGAAATTAAGTATCTCTACAGTGATGAAGAGCTATCAAAGGAGATGGAGAAGATAAGGAGAGAGGGAAAAAAGTTCATGATTACAAGATTCAAGGGACTTGGAGAGATGAACCCCGATGACCTTTTCAACACCACAATGGATCCAAAGAAGAGGATCTTAAAGAGAGTGACAATCCTTGACGCCATGAGGGCGGAAGAGATAATAAACATCCTTATGGGGGAGAAGGTTGAACCAAGGAGAAGATTTATTGAAGATCACGCACTGGAGGTGAAAGATTTAGATGTCTAAAGAGATAGTATCCCCATTTGAAGAGGAGCTTAAAGAGTCCTATCTTTCCTATGCCATGAGCGTTATTGTAGCTCGTGCCCTTCCTGATGTTAGAGATGGCTTAAAGCCTGTCCAGAGAAGAATACTTTACACGATGAAAGAGGTTGGAAATCTTCCAGGTTCTGCTTTTAAAAAGAGTGCAAGAATCGTTGGTGAGGTCATGGGAAAATACCATCCACATGGAGATAGCCCAATATATGAGGCGCTTGTAAGGATG
It encodes the following:
- a CDS encoding DNA gyrase subunit B — its product is MKERNEYTASFIKVLEGLEGVRKRPAMYIGSTGEEGLHHLLLEVVDNSIDEAMAGFCDRIVVTLHKDGRVSVFDNGRGIPPDIHPKYGVSGIELALTRLHAGGKFEGKAYQVSGGLHGVGISVVNALSEHLVVEVYRDGKRYHQEFSRGKPLTRLQVSEDGEGKRGTYIEFKPDSEIFETVEFNPERIKRRLLELSFLNKGLRIIFIDEINDRREEYFFEGGIVSYLKEIVKEKEPLFEPIYFKENGEEYFFEFAFVYTKSQKGENLSFVNSIKTLEGGTHLSGFKSGLTKFLNEESKKFGVLKEGESFVWDDVSDGLFSIINIRIREPQFEGQTKTKLGNTWVRKEVEKVVRHNLVLILEKNPSLLKEILKRVEIAKRAREAARKAREVVRKKALFDETLPGKLADCSENDPKRSELFIVEGDSAGGSAKQGRDRVTQAILPLRGKILNAMKSSVAKLVENDEIKSIIASLGTGILEDFDITKLRYDKIIIMTDADVDGSHIKTLLLAFFWKYARELIEEGHIYVALPPLYRLKVGREIKYLYSDEELSKEMEKIRREGKKFMITRFKGLGEMNPDDLFNTTMDPKKRILKRVTILDAMRAEEIINILMGEKVEPRRRFIEDHALEVKDLDV